A window from Vigna angularis cultivar LongXiaoDou No.4 chromosome 7, ASM1680809v1, whole genome shotgun sequence encodes these proteins:
- the LOC108337091 gene encoding aspartic proteinase PCS1, which yields MALCSPVSLFSLLCTVLLFSASSSAKHDSVSFSFPLRSLPISAGKPLKTNPKLRSLSSASYNVKLPFKYSMALVVSLPIGTPPQHQQMVLDTGSQLSWIQCRNKTPPTVSFDPSLSSSFYVIPCTHPLCKPRVPDFTLPTTCDQNRLCHYSYFYADGTYAEGNLVREKLTFSPSQTTPPLTLGCATESRDAGGILGMNLGRLSFPSQAKITKFSYCVPTRVSGSGNLPTGSFYLGNNPNSARFRYVSMLTFSQSQRMPNLDPLAYTVPMQGIRIGGKRLNINPSVFRPDAGGSGQTMIDSGSEFTFLVDEAYDRVREEVVRVVGPRIKKGYVYGGVADMCFDGSARESIGRLIGDVVLEFEKGVEIVVPKERVLADVGGGVHCVGIGRSERLGAASNIIGNIHQQNLWVEFDLANHRIGFGEADCSRS from the coding sequence ATGGCTCTGTGTTCCCCTGTTTCCCTCTTTTCACTTCTCTGTACGGTGTTGTTGTTTTCCGCTTCCTCCTCCGCCAAACATGATTCGGTCTCGTTCTCTTTCCCTCTCAGGTCGCTTCCCATCTCCGCAGGGAAGCCTCTGAAGACGAACCCAAAACTGAGAAGCCTTTCCTCTGCCTCGTACAACGTAAAGTTGCCGTTCAAGTACTCGATGGCTCTGGTGGTAAGCCTCCCCATAGGGACACCTCCGCAGCATCAACAAATGGTTTTGGATACAGGAAGCCAACTCTCGTGGATTCAGTGTCGTAATAAAACTCCCCCAACGGTGTCCTTTgacccttctctctcttcctcctTCTACGTCATCCCCTGCACCCACCCTCTCTGCAAACCTCGCGTCCCCGATTTTACTCTCCCAACAACATGCGACCAGAACCGCCTCTGCCACTACTCCTACTTCTACGCCGATGGCACCTACGCCGAGGGCAACCTCGTCCGAGAAAAACTAACCTTCTCACCTTCCCAAACAACCCCTCCACTTACCCTCGGCTGCGCTACCGAGTCCCGCGACGCCGGCGGAATTCTCGGAATGAACCTCGGCCGCCTTTCCTTTCCCTCGCAGGCCAAAATCACCAAATTCTCGTACTGCGTACCCACGCGAGTATCCGGATCCGGGAACCTCCCAACCGGGTCGTTCTACCTCGGCAACAACCCCAACTCCGCGCGCTTCCGTTACGTCAGCATGTTGACGTTTAGTCAAAGTCAACGCATGCCGAATTTGGACCCGCTGGCCTACACCGTCCCCATGCAGGGAATTAGAATTGGTGGCAAGAGGCTAAACATCAATCCTTCCGTTTTCCGCCCGGACGCCGGCGGGTCGGGGCAGACGATGATCGACTCAGGATCCGAATTCACCTTCTTGGTCGACGAGGCTTACGACAGGGTGCGGGAGGAGGTAGTTAGAGTTGTTGGCCCAAGGATTAAGAAGGGGTACGTGTACGGCGGAGTCGCGGACATGTGTTTTGACGGTTCCGCGAGGGAGTCAATCGGACGGCTGATAGGGGACGTGGTGTTGGAATTCGAGAAAGGCGTTGAGATAGTGGTTCCAAAAGAGAGGGTGCTGGCTGACGTGGGCGGTGGGGTCCACTGCGTGGGAATTGGCAGGTCGGAGAGATTGGGTGCAGCCAGCAACATCATAGGGAACATCCATCAGCAGAATCTGTGGGTGGAGTTCGACCTGGCGAATCACAGAATCGGGTTCGGCGAAGCCGATTGTAGCAGATCGTAG